One window of Cohnella hashimotonis genomic DNA carries:
- a CDS encoding dTDP-4-dehydrorhamnose reductase family protein, whose amino-acid sequence MKVLVLGGSGMAGHVIAAHLLKRSGYEVTVTVRTEGDIPVVRNACGLAASAAPTGPEDEGVGTALAVRVLDVRRFEQVADLVAETRPDLIVNAVGVLNRQAEDHPLDAYLVNGLLPHWLRHLCKRGGGRLIHISSDCVFLGDRGGYTEEERPDGETVYARSKALGEITDPACLTIRTSIIGPELRSHGIGLLKWFLGSSGSVSGYVNVQWNGVTTLELAKAVEWAMEHPDVGGLVHLTAPEAVNKHDLLGLFAETFGRTDVKIVPEAEPSIDRTLAPTKSGFDYRPPGYAQMLAELRQWMEGEAD is encoded by the coding sequence ATGAAGGTGCTAGTGCTTGGCGGTAGCGGAATGGCGGGGCATGTCATCGCGGCTCATCTGCTGAAGCGCAGCGGGTACGAGGTGACGGTCACGGTGCGGACGGAGGGGGATATCCCGGTCGTGCGGAATGCCTGCGGCCTTGCGGCAAGCGCGGCGCCGACCGGGCCCGAGGACGAAGGCGTCGGAACGGCGCTGGCCGTCCGCGTACTGGACGTCCGGCGCTTCGAGCAGGTCGCGGATCTGGTCGCGGAGACGCGGCCGGATCTCATCGTCAATGCGGTCGGCGTGCTGAACCGGCAGGCCGAGGACCATCCGCTGGACGCCTACCTCGTGAACGGCCTCCTGCCGCATTGGCTGCGCCATCTGTGCAAACGCGGAGGCGGCAGGCTGATTCATATCAGCTCGGACTGCGTGTTTCTCGGAGACCGGGGCGGCTATACGGAAGAAGAGCGGCCGGACGGCGAGACGGTATACGCGCGCAGCAAGGCGCTCGGCGAGATTACGGACCCCGCATGCCTGACGATTCGCACTTCGATTATCGGGCCTGAGCTTCGCAGTCACGGAATCGGTCTGCTCAAGTGGTTTCTCGGCAGCTCGGGCAGCGTGTCGGGTTATGTCAACGTCCAATGGAACGGCGTGACGACGCTCGAGCTCGCCAAGGCGGTGGAGTGGGCGATGGAGCACCCGGACGTCGGCGGTCTCGTGCATCTGACGGCGCCGGAGGCGGTCAACAAGCATGATCTGCTCGGCCTGTTCGCCGAGACGTTCGGACGGACGGACGTGAAAATCGTGCCGGAAGCGGAGCCCTCGATCGACCGCACGCTGGCGCCGACGAAAAGCGGCTTCGACTACCGGCCTCCGGGGTACGCGCAGATGCTGGCGGAGCTGCGGCAGTGGATGGAGGGCGAGGCGGATTGA
- the tatA gene encoding twin-arginine translocase TatA/TatE family subunit, translated as MGGIGVSGIILLVLIALLLFGPNKLPELGKAFGRTLREFKKGANDLLIDTKPASSVDIYPEQPELLKAERRLPE; from the coding sequence ATGGGCGGTATTGGTGTATCCGGTATCATATTGCTTGTGTTGATCGCGTTGCTGTTATTCGGACCGAACAAGCTCCCTGAACTTGGCAAAGCATTCGGTCGTACGTTGCGCGAATTCAAGAAGGGCGCTAACGATTTATTAATCGATACGAAACCTGCAAGCAGTGTCGACATTTACCCGGAACAGCCTGAGCTGCTGAAAGCGGAACGGCGACTGCCGGAATAA
- a CDS encoding ketoacyl-ACP synthase III: MPLQSRSAITAIGSHVPQRVLNNEELSDMVDTNDEWIVRRTGISERRIAAEDEFTSHLAIAAVRDLLSRYPTSTDDIDGVLVATTTPDNPFPSVASRVQEAFGFKAALAFDLNAACAGFVSALQTANGLILTGMYRKILVIGAETLSKITDYTDRSTCILFGDGAGAVLVERAEEGQFLASHAMTDGSGGIHVYASGLSSDWNGQPLAGDGRIVQNGREVYKWALSTVPDGVRSLLQDSGLSAEALDWVVPHSANLRMIEAICERLNMPYERALTSAAEYGNTSAASIPLALDLAVKDGRLAAGQTVALYGFGSGLTQAGLLLRWAF, from the coding sequence ATGCCGCTCCAATCCCGTTCCGCCATTACCGCGATCGGCAGCCATGTGCCGCAGCGCGTTCTGAACAACGAAGAGCTGTCCGACATGGTCGATACGAACGACGAGTGGATCGTCCGCCGCACGGGAATCAGCGAGCGTCGCATCGCTGCCGAAGACGAGTTCACGAGCCATCTCGCGATTGCCGCCGTGCGCGATCTGCTAAGCAGATACCCGACCTCGACCGACGACATCGACGGCGTCCTCGTCGCCACCACGACGCCCGACAATCCGTTCCCGTCGGTCGCATCGCGCGTGCAGGAGGCGTTCGGCTTCAAGGCCGCGCTGGCGTTCGACCTGAACGCCGCGTGCGCGGGCTTCGTCTCCGCGCTTCAGACGGCGAACGGCTTGATCCTGACCGGCATGTATCGCAAGATCCTCGTCATCGGCGCCGAGACGCTGAGCAAGATCACGGATTACACGGATCGGTCCACCTGCATCCTGTTCGGCGACGGCGCCGGCGCCGTGCTCGTCGAGCGCGCGGAGGAAGGGCAGTTCCTGGCGTCGCACGCCATGACGGACGGCAGCGGCGGCATCCACGTGTACGCTTCGGGCCTGTCGAGCGATTGGAACGGCCAGCCGCTCGCCGGCGACGGGCGCATCGTTCAAAATGGCCGCGAGGTATACAAGTGGGCGCTCTCCACCGTGCCGGACGGCGTGCGCAGCCTGCTGCAGGACAGCGGACTATCCGCTGAGGCGCTGGACTGGGTCGTGCCTCACAGCGCGAACCTGCGCATGATCGAGGCGATCTGCGAACGGCTCAATATGCCTTACGAGCGCGCGCTGACGAGCGCCGCAGAGTACGGCAACACGTCGGCGGCGTCGATCCCGCTGGCGTTGGATCTCGCCGTAAAAGACGGCCGCCTCGCTGCGGGGCAGACGGTCGCGCTGTATGGATTCGGCAGCGGTCTGACGCAGGCGGGCCTGCTGCTTCGCTGGGCATTCTGA
- a CDS encoding glycosyltransferase → MSSPLVSIIIPFYNDGYVNQAVASALAQTYPHIEIIVVDDGSTANQHLLDPYRSRIHYLGKANGGTASALNHGIRMSNGEYIAWLSSDDIFYPHKVAGQLGHMMTRGALISSTDFDLIGAGGELLKPQLAVKFASAGAFLRGLHTFCPINGCTVMMHRSVVDRIGWFNEALRYTQDYDYWMRVILTGFDFHFVNSPLTAYRWHANSGTSRHLDQVNAEFAMVHNWYVHSLNGLIARVGG, encoded by the coding sequence ATGTCGAGCCCCTTGGTTAGCATTATCATCCCTTTTTATAACGACGGCTACGTCAATCAGGCGGTCGCCAGCGCGCTGGCGCAGACCTATCCGCATATCGAGATTATCGTCGTGGACGACGGATCGACCGCGAACCAGCACCTGCTCGATCCGTACCGGTCCCGGATTCACTACCTGGGCAAGGCGAACGGCGGCACGGCGAGCGCTCTGAACCACGGCATCCGCATGTCCAATGGCGAATATATCGCATGGCTCAGCTCCGACGATATCTTTTATCCGCACAAGGTAGCGGGTCAGCTTGGCCATATGATGACCCGTGGTGCGCTGATCAGCAGCACGGACTTCGACCTGATCGGCGCCGGCGGCGAGCTGCTCAAGCCGCAGCTGGCCGTGAAGTTCGCGAGCGCCGGGGCTTTTTTGCGCGGACTTCACACCTTTTGTCCGATCAACGGCTGCACCGTCATGATGCATCGCAGCGTCGTCGACCGCATCGGGTGGTTTAACGAGGCGCTGCGCTACACCCAGGATTACGACTATTGGATGCGGGTGATTTTGACGGGCTTCGACTTTCACTTCGTCAACTCGCCGCTCACCGCCTACCGGTGGCATGCCAACTCGGGCACCTCCCGCCATCTGGACCAGGTCAATGCAGAGTTCGCCATGGTTCACAACTGGTACGTTCACAGCCTGAACGGGCTGATCGCCCGCGTGGGCGGATGA
- a CDS encoding zinc-dependent alcohol dehydrogenase — protein MKALQIVGAGQFRIVDEEMPDLQDHQVLVEIQMVSTCPRWDMNMMAGRDMFNYDEAPEYPLPIGFPGHEMAGVVKAVGPGVYRFAVGDRVAALEHIVPKGAYAQFAAYREEELIKLPDSITLKQAVSFELLKCVVIGLMQLGDLRGKSLLVSGLGPAGILAVQVARLWGASRVVGIDLSESRIQYVRNLGIGTVMHANELQDLRFELGYDCVGAASSIQNVLSHVNEHVVIFGVLRGDITYHENLWARGTKLESYKYRPVGPRDHQLLIDLVVNKGLNTECLQTHHASFADYGQAVELLNRQEAIKVFFCPQTDFLSAGDHPGQSAAAAAKEDPA, from the coding sequence ATGAAAGCGTTGCAAATCGTCGGTGCCGGGCAATTCCGAATCGTGGATGAAGAAATGCCCGATCTTCAGGATCATCAGGTGCTGGTAGAAATCCAAATGGTGTCGACTTGCCCGCGCTGGGACATGAACATGATGGCCGGGCGAGATATGTTCAATTATGACGAAGCTCCGGAATATCCGCTGCCGATCGGTTTTCCGGGGCATGAGATGGCGGGCGTCGTCAAAGCCGTGGGGCCTGGCGTATACCGCTTCGCCGTTGGAGATCGCGTCGCGGCCCTGGAGCATATCGTCCCCAAAGGAGCCTATGCACAGTTCGCCGCTTACCGCGAAGAAGAGCTGATCAAGCTTCCCGATAGCATAACGCTTAAGCAAGCGGTGTCGTTCGAGCTGTTGAAGTGCGTGGTCATCGGGTTAATGCAGCTCGGCGATCTCAGAGGAAAGTCGCTGCTGGTGTCGGGTCTCGGACCTGCCGGCATTCTGGCGGTACAGGTGGCTCGCCTGTGGGGAGCTTCCCGGGTCGTCGGTATCGATCTAAGCGAGAGCAGGATTCAATACGTTCGAAATCTGGGCATTGGTACGGTCATGCACGCGAACGAATTGCAGGATCTGCGATTTGAGCTCGGGTACGACTGCGTAGGCGCAGCCTCTTCGATTCAAAATGTACTCTCTCATGTGAACGAGCATGTCGTCATCTTCGGGGTGCTGCGCGGAGACATTACTTATCATGAAAACTTGTGGGCGCGGGGTACCAAGCTGGAATCGTATAAATACAGGCCCGTAGGTCCGCGGGATCATCAACTTCTAATCGATCTTGTCGTGAACAAGGGGCTAAACACCGAATGCCTCCAAACCCATCACGCGTCATTCGCGGATTATGGCCAAGCCGTTGAGCTGTTGAACCGGCAGGAAGCGATAAAAGTGTTCTTCTGTCCGCAGACCGATTTTCTATCGGCTGGCGATCATCCAGGACAATCCGCCGCGGCTGCCGCCAAGGAAGATCCAGCATGA
- the tatC gene encoding twin-arginine translocase subunit TatC, which translates to MADNQSAQRSDEWMPLTDHLGELRKRIIFCLTVFVIGLIGGLFGSQPVFDYLVEAAPVKNLNLHAFSPWDAIGLYMKFAFLISFVAAIPFAMFQLWLFAKPALGEKEQKATLVYVPWALVMFLVGLAFSYFVVFPMAFLFTEKVTINLGLEETYGVSQYFSFLINILLPISLLFELPLVILFLSRIGILSPALLVRIRKIAWLILIAIGVMVTPPDVVSDLLVALPLVLLYEVSVILSKLAFGRRQRTLERQEALQEA; encoded by the coding sequence ATGGCCGATAACCAAAGCGCACAACGCAGTGACGAATGGATGCCGCTCACGGATCATCTGGGCGAATTGCGCAAACGGATTATTTTTTGCTTAACCGTATTCGTTATCGGCCTTATCGGGGGCCTGTTCGGTTCTCAGCCTGTATTCGATTATTTGGTGGAAGCGGCTCCGGTGAAGAACTTGAATCTGCACGCGTTTTCACCTTGGGATGCCATCGGGCTTTATATGAAATTTGCTTTTTTAATCTCATTCGTCGCGGCGATTCCATTCGCAATGTTCCAGCTGTGGTTATTTGCGAAACCGGCGTTAGGAGAAAAAGAGCAGAAGGCAACGCTCGTATACGTGCCTTGGGCGCTTGTCATGTTTCTCGTCGGCTTGGCATTCTCTTATTTTGTCGTTTTTCCGATGGCATTCTTGTTCACAGAGAAGGTTACTATAAATTTGGGGCTTGAGGAGACATACGGGGTGTCGCAATATTTTTCGTTCTTGATCAACATATTGCTGCCGATCTCTCTGCTGTTCGAACTTCCGCTCGTCATTTTGTTCCTGAGCCGTATCGGTATTCTAAGCCCTGCACTGCTTGTGAGAATAAGGAAAATTGCTTGGCTTATTTTGATCGCGATCGGCGTAATGGTTACGCCACCGGACGTTGTATCGGATTTACTTGTCGCACTACCGCTCGTGCTATTATATGAAGTCAGCGTAATCTTGTCCAAGCTTGCCTTTGGAAGAAGACAACGGACATTGGAGCGCCAAGAGGCGTTGCAAGAAGCGTAA
- a CDS encoding glycosyltransferase family 2 protein gives MSGTGAGKSGSPGGGQDAARPKVTAVIPFYNDPYIGEAVESVLAQRFEGLEVIVVDDGSTREAWRLDRYAGRVHVLGKANGGTASALNHGFRMARGEYVAWLSSDDRWLPGKLARQVEHMERTGSALSHTAFRTIDAAGVPSPKPVRLAFESRYDFYRSLLRSNAINGCTVMLRKALFEQLGGFDENAVFTHDYDLWVRAVLAGYPPTYLNEPLTEYRKHAGMGTVLHKGEAEAEFMATAAKYRGSLSRLLIALRPPVGR, from the coding sequence ATGAGCGGCACAGGTGCGGGCAAGAGCGGCAGCCCGGGCGGCGGTCAGGACGCCGCGCGGCCGAAGGTGACTGCCGTCATCCCCTTTTATAACGATCCGTATATCGGGGAAGCCGTCGAGAGCGTGCTGGCGCAGCGCTTCGAAGGGCTCGAGGTGATCGTCGTGGACGACGGCTCCACGCGCGAAGCGTGGCGGCTCGACCGGTATGCGGGCCGCGTCCACGTCCTCGGCAAAGCCAACGGCGGCACGGCGAGCGCGCTTAACCACGGCTTCCGCATGGCGCGGGGCGAGTACGTCGCCTGGCTCAGCTCGGACGACCGCTGGCTGCCGGGCAAGCTGGCGCGCCAGGTCGAGCATATGGAGCGGACCGGGTCGGCGCTCAGCCACACGGCCTTCCGCACGATCGACGCCGCCGGCGTGCCGAGTCCAAAGCCGGTGCGGCTCGCCTTTGAGAGCCGGTACGACTTCTACCGGTCGCTGCTGCGCTCGAACGCGATTAACGGCTGCACGGTCATGCTGCGCAAAGCGCTGTTCGAACAGTTGGGCGGATTCGACGAAAACGCGGTTTTTACGCACGATTACGATTTATGGGTCCGTGCGGTACTGGCCGGATATCCGCCGACCTACCTGAACGAGCCGTTGACGGAATATCGCAAGCACGCCGGGATGGGAACGGTTCTCCACAAAGGCGAAGCGGAGGCGGAATTCATGGCGACGGCGGCCAAGTACAGGGGAAGCCTGAGCCGGCTGCTCATCGCGCTGCGGCCGCCGGTAGGCAGGTAG
- a CDS encoding NAD-dependent epimerase/dehydratase family protein — translation MDGGRGGLMRVLVTGAAGFSGRHACERLAREGMEVTAVVSPRSSAAGTRPPVSGAAAELACDLTDRASVRSLLEQVRPDAVLHLAGRNAVDESWRSPDVVLSANLLSTVYVLEGVRALSDCRTLVVGSMLSPRPDEDLTRTLHPYGFSKALQVTAALAWHHWYGQQVIVAEPCNLIGPGGSAGICGKIARWAAACERDAGEGRETEAFRLSSLEERRDFLDVRDAAAAYAVLLQAGTPGIRYALESGTLRSLGEVKAAFDQASRVPLRWEIGSAGGPSPLARRADAIRGLGWQPSVPFERSIADTLQSERERLAGPT, via the coding sequence GTGGATGGAGGGCGAGGCGGATTGATGCGGGTGCTGGTCACTGGCGCCGCGGGCTTCAGCGGCCGGCACGCGTGCGAACGGCTGGCGCGGGAGGGCATGGAGGTGACGGCCGTCGTGTCTCCGCGGTCTTCGGCGGCCGGCACGCGCCCGCCCGTATCGGGCGCGGCGGCCGAGCTCGCCTGCGATCTGACGGACCGCGCGTCCGTCCGGTCGCTGCTCGAGCAGGTACGGCCCGATGCCGTGCTCCATCTGGCCGGTCGCAACGCGGTGGACGAATCGTGGCGGTCGCCGGACGTCGTGCTGTCAGCCAACCTGCTGTCCACGGTCTACGTGCTGGAGGGCGTCCGCGCGCTTTCGGACTGCCGGACGCTTGTCGTCGGCTCGATGCTGAGCCCGCGGCCGGACGAAGATCTGACGCGCACGCTGCATCCGTACGGCTTCAGCAAGGCGCTGCAGGTCACGGCTGCATTGGCCTGGCACCACTGGTACGGCCAGCAGGTGATCGTCGCCGAGCCGTGCAACCTCATCGGGCCCGGCGGCAGCGCCGGCATCTGCGGCAAGATCGCGCGCTGGGCCGCGGCCTGCGAACGGGACGCGGGCGAGGGGCGCGAGACGGAGGCGTTCCGGTTGTCCTCGCTGGAGGAGCGCCGCGACTTCCTCGACGTGCGCGATGCCGCCGCGGCATACGCCGTGCTGCTGCAGGCCGGAACGCCCGGCATCCGCTACGCGCTGGAGTCGGGCACGCTGCGCAGCCTGGGCGAAGTGAAGGCGGCATTCGATCAGGCGAGCCGCGTGCCGCTGCGCTGGGAGATCGGATCGGCAGGCGGCCCTTCGCCGCTGGCGCGGCGCGCGGACGCCATCCGCGGGCTCGGCTGGCAGCCGTCCGTGCCGTTCGAGCGTTCGATCGCGGATACGCTGCAATCGGAGCGGGAACGACTGGCCGGACCGACTTGA